A window of Methylomagnum ishizawai contains these coding sequences:
- a CDS encoding 4'-phosphopantetheinyl transferase family protein, translated as MTDATATTVAKDSQATGPSALETVRIALHTPNPGRGEGWNRLDRYGPARHGGTRTRRPLRIHAGPLVPTRRPIACCGPCWPNSTDCRPWRGASAPSPHGRPEIDPACGIAPRAPFQYHPHPWPCRLRLDGGRPPADLEFGVDAECLERSPDALALAERFCSAREAAWLGSLPPEARQGEFLRLWTLKEAVAKATGLGLHLD; from the coding sequence ATGACCGATGCCACTGCCACCACCGTTGCGAAAGATTCCCAGGCGACCGGCCCATCCGCCCTGGAGACGGTGAGGATCGCGCTGCATACCCCTAATCCCGGACGGGGAGAAGGGTGGAACCGGTTGGATCGATATGGGCCTGCTCGACACGGCGGAACGCGAACGCGCCGCCCGCTTCGTATTCACGCGGGACCGCTGGTCCCTACACGGCGGCCCATAGCCTGTTGCGGGCCATGCTGGCCCAATTCCACGGACTGCCGCCCTTGGCGTGGCGCTTCCGCACCCAGCCCCCATGGACGGCCAGAAATCGATCCCGCCTGTGGGATCGCGCCCCGCGCCCCGTTTCAATATCACCCACACCCATGGCCTTGCCGCCTGCGCCTTGACGGTGGACGCCCCCCCGCCGACCTCGAATTCGGGGTCGATGCGGAATGCCTGGAGCGCTCGCCGGACGCCCTGGCGCTCGCCGAACGCTTTTGTTCGGCACGGGAAGCCGCTTGGCTCGGTTCACTGCCGCCGGAAGCGCGGCAGGGCGAATTCCTGAGGCTGTGGACGCTCAAGGAAGCGGTCGCCAAGGCCACCGGACTCGGCCTGCACCTCGATTT